GCTGGCCCTGTGGTATTGTAACGAACAAGAAGGAAGAGCGTATCACGGCCTATGTTTCCTGCTGCATCCTGTGCTGAATATACAAATTCATAGAGGCCAGGCTCTTCTGTTGAAGCTGTTTCCGGGTAAACACTGATTGCTTCAGGAGGTAGTAGTCCGTCTTTATTATCGAAAGCTGTGGCAGGGGGGAGAGTGTATTGGTCATTAACATAAACCGTATCGCGGTTTTTCCCGTTGTTGATCACAATGACCGGAGGAATTGTATCAGGCTGGTCGGCAACTAAAACTGTGCGGACAACCGGGTCGGCAGCGTTACCTGCATTGTCGGATACGTTGTAAGTAAGAGTGTATGTTCCTACAGAATTGATATCGACTGTTCCAACAACATTAAACTTTGTAAAAGGAATGATACCATCTACATTATCTTCAGCATACGCTCCCGGATCACTATATTGCGCTCCACCGAGTATCACTGTTTCTGGATTGTTTCCATTCAGATAAATTATAGGGGGAGTTGAGTCCACAACATGAACAACCAGTACAAGGGTACATGCGTTACCTGAGATATCGGCGACTATATAACTAATTTCGTAAGTGCCGACCTTAAGAGTATCAACAGTCCCGTTTACAATGACTTTGCCTGTAATGTCGCCCTCATAATTATCGGTTGCTACCGCTGCCGGAGGAGTAAATGGCTTTCCATGGGCGACGGTAAGCGGATTTTCTGTATCCGATGGCAGGCTGATTACAGGTGCTATGGTGTCGATAACCGTAACAATCACTTTTCTGGAAGCTTGATTCCCTGAGGAGTCAGCTACAGAGTAAACAAGTTCATAGATTCCAAGGCTTGTGGTGTCAACGTCACCTGTAACTGTTATCTTATTTGTTAAATCCCCGTCATAGTTATCATATGCGCTGATTTCAGGAGGTGTGAATGGCTCGAAAACGTGATGCAATATTTCGGTGTCTCCTATAATAGTTATTATAGGAGCTGTAGTATCTACAACGGAGATGGTCACCTTCCTGGAAGTGTTTTTTCCTGAGGTGTTAGATACAGAGTAAACGAGTTCATAGGTTCCAAGCTTTGCGGTGTCAACCTCACCAGTTATGGTTACCTTACTTGTCAGGTCCCCGTCATAGTTATCATATGCGCTGAATTCAGGAGGTGTGAACGGCTCGAAAACGGGGTGTAATATTTCGGTGCCTCCAGTAATTGTTATCACAGGAGCGGTGTTATCGAAAACTGTAACCGTTACTTTTATGGAAGTTTGATTTCCTGCGGAGTCTGACACAGAGTAAACGAGTTTATAGGTTCCAAGCTTTGTGGTGTCAACCTCACCAGTTATGGTTACCTTACTTGTCAGGTCCCCGTCATAGTTATCATATGCGCTGAATTCAGGAGGTGTGAACGGTTCGAAAACGGGGTGTAATATTTCGGTGCCTCCAACAATAGTTATTACAGGGGCAGTAGTGTCCACAACGGAGATGGTTTCCCATTTGACGTAGAGTGTATTATCTTCTGTAATGGGTGTTGAGAAGTCCCACAATTCTGTTAATTCTTCATCGCTGTACCATCCAACAAATTTATAGTTCGTTCTTTGCGGAACATCTGGCTCATCCACCGTAAATCCGGAGGCGACGCCAACAGAAAAAGTTTCATCCCCATTCTGTGGGTCAAATGTTATTACGTGGTCTTTAATCCAGAGCGCATTCAGATTAACTGTTTCCTCTCCCATTGTGAGAATATCGCCAAAATTGTATACAACCGATGTATCTAAACCTACAATCCAGCCGATAAAAGTAAAACCACCTCTTTTGAGTTCCCCTGTATTGCTAAGAATATTCACAGCCTGATCCATTTGGTAGAGATTAGTATCAATCGGCACCTCTCCTTTATCATGTTCGCTGCTGTTGTAAATTACTCTGTAGACCACCGTTAGCAGAGCAGCACTGGTTGTATCTGTTCCAAGAGCATTGCTGACAACACAGCTGTAAAAGTTTCCATTGTGTGCACTGGTGATATCCCTTATGGCTAATTCAGAAAGGGTGGCACCCTCGATATTTTCTCCGTTTTCCTGCCACTGGAACTCAAGTTTGGATCCTTCAGCAGTAAATTTGAAAACAGCAGAGTCGCCCTCAAGCACAGACACATCTTCCGGATGGGCAACTATTTCTGGTGCAATCGAAAAAACTTCTATATCCAAAATTGTCGATTTTGTGCTTCCATCCGTTGTTTGTGCAACAGCAGAGATGGTAGAGCTCCCTGGAGAGTCAAAGTGCATAGTGATAAACAGCGTGTCTCTGTATCGGTCTTCCTTAAATCGGGTAATTGTTGTGTCTTGTGGAGTGCCTTCTGAAGAGATACTCACCTGTTCAACAAAGGCAACGGCTTCCATGGCTACACACAGGGTAAA
This sequence is a window from Chitinispirillum alkaliphilum. Protein-coding genes within it:
- a CDS encoding Peptidoglycan N-acetylglucosamine deacetylase, encoding MSKSKCFIGFSIVFFFLTLQHGCTDLAPISERVVIELFFADKDVVIVEGEPFTLCVAMEAVAFVEQVSISSEGTPQDTTITRFKEDRYRDTLFITMHFDSPGSSTISAVAQTTDGSTKSTILDIEVFSIAPEIVAHPEDVSVLEGDSAVFKFTAEGSKLEFQWQENGENIEGATLSELAIRDITSAHNGNFYSCVVSNALGTDTTSAALLTVVYRVIYNSSEHDKGEVPIDTNLYQMDQAVNILSNTGELKRGGFTFIGWIVGLDTSVVYNFGDILTMGEETVNLNALWIKDHVITFDPQNGDETFSVGVASGFTVDEPDVPQRTNYKFVGWYSDEELTELWDFSTPITEDNTLYVKWETISVVDTTAPVITIVGGTEILHPVFEPFTPPEFSAYDNYDGDLTSKVTITGEVDTTKLGTYKLVYSVSDSAGNQTSIKVTVTVFDNTAPVITITGGTEILHPVFEPFTPPEFSAYDNYDGDLTSKVTITGEVDTAKLGTYELVYSVSNTSGKNTSRKVTISVVDTTAPIITIIGDTEILHHVFEPFTPPEISAYDNYDGDLTNKITVTGDVDTTSLGIYELVYSVADSSGNQASRKVIVTVIDTIAPVISLPSDTENPLTVAHGKPFTPPAAVATDNYEGDITGKVIVNGTVDTLKVGTYEISYIVADISGNACTLVLVVHVVDSTPPIIYLNGNNPETVILGGAQYSDPGAYAEDNVDGIIPFTKFNVVGTVDINSVGTYTLTYNVSDNAGNAADPVVRTVLVADQPDTIPPVIVINNGKNRDTVYVNDQYTLPPATAFDNKDGLLPPEAISVYPETASTEEPGLYEFVYSAQDAAGNIGRDTLFLLVRYNTTGPALSISGYNAGDTITLDEGAQLTFTVMAVPAVDGDQIVFGSAEALPENAVLDNNTGSFSYTPCYDLVSKSENVRYFPVVFTGRGGIPKAETSQLPIVIKVRHVNRPPEIKTPPVNTSAALGKSVTVPIEIYDPDGDVITVTASSPFTSQVVYNQTQNSITFSSTLSQSEPLGSKRINLVVSDGTVNDTLIWEVTLTTWDEWQPVSGFTAHLDTWQSSMGNINFPYSHLVAKDSTTLFHGKKEDNPSKNVRFILEKVTIANNGTASVENNFVVTRQYRPSGPTGSATRGWGMGNVFLNGANVIFSFREIGPELRDFYVLRQNNLSLRANDTTTYPDGYLLFALPSTTNDGYFTIPKYIENGQANSSKDLPLTPCFGINSPNKQVSIAFSGTSSVYRKIGNGSFSHEKTHNQGDWPHGWIRRASFGAADGSTFYIVNGSNELHRVDNVLTAMTSSRITISNANMNQLRLEDVSMLSDDIGWVIDNDGNVWGTRDGFESRSFISTGIPNDTKIIRIIISEDRKAAFAVSETGALFRWH